The Fusobacterium polymorphum genome segment TTTTTTACTTCATCATTAACACGAATATTTATAACAGCCATTTTATCACTTCCTTTTATATCTATATTTCATATATACATTATATATTCAAAAGATATAAAAGTTAATTACAAAAGAATTATTCTATTAAAATTCCAAGCTTTTTTAGTTTATCCTCAACTTCTTTAAAAATATTCTCATTTTCAGCTATTATAGTGTGATAATGACAATTATCTGTCAAATTTTTTAAAGGTTTACTTAATTTAGAATTAATATTTTCTACTAATAAATCCACATCTCTCCTTGATTTTATATCCAATTTTACACTTATTTTTCCATAAGTTTTATGGATAACAAAAACATCTTCAACACTTGCTCCAAGGTCTACAATAGCATTTAATTCATTTCTAATTTCTGAATCATCATGTTTGACCTTAATAATTTTTTTTATTCCCTTTGAAAGTAATCTATAGCCTCTATTAGTTGAGATAATATCTATATTTTTAGCCTTTAATATTGCTATATCCTGTACTATAACCTGCCTTGAAACATCAAAAAACTCTGCAAGATATGTCCCGCTTACAAGAGTTTCACTATTTCTTAAAATTTCAAGTATTTTCTTTTCTCTTTCTTCCCTTTCAATCATCTACATACCTCAAATTTTTCAAACTTAAATCTAAAATTTTAGCTGAATGTGTTATAGCCCCACTTGAAACATAGTCAATTTCCAATCCTTTAAAACGATTTATATTAGTGATATCTACATTCCCAGAACATTCTATTATAGCTTGTTTATTTATAATTTTTATAGCCTTTTTAGTTGTTTCTATATCCATATTATC includes the following:
- a CDS encoding transcription repressor NadR, coding for MIEREEREKKILEILRNSETLVSGTYLAEFFDVSRQVIVQDIAILKAKNIDIISTNRGYRLLSKGIKKIIKVKHDDSEIRNELNAIVDLGASVEDVFVIHKTYGKISVKLDIKSRRDVDLLVENINSKLSKPLKNLTDNCHYHTIIAENENIFKEVEDKLKKLGILIE